Proteins encoded in a region of the Nicotiana tomentosiformis chromosome 9, ASM39032v3, whole genome shotgun sequence genome:
- the LOC138898446 gene encoding uncharacterized protein — protein sequence MKAQALADHLAENPVDDEYQPLSTYFPNEEVNSVEIIREHTNTWKMFFDGAVNAKGVRIGAILISPTGQHYPATTRLWFFCTNNTAEYEACIMGMNIAVDLDVEELLIMGDSDLIIRFLKTKECPEQASGDQKRAIRRFASSFFLSGEVLYKRTPDLNLLRCVDAKEAEKIMNEVLSGIHSDLIYAPPSELHPMSAPWLFVAWGLDVILPIEPKASNGHRFILVAIDYLTKWVEAVTFKAVTKKAVVDFVHSNIICLFGIPKTIITDNAANLNSHLMREVCE from the exons ATGAAAGCTCAAGCCTTGGCAGATCATTTAGCTGAGaacccggttgatgatgaatACCAACCCCTAAGTACATACTTTCCGAACGAGGAAGTAAACTCAGTTGAAATAATTCGAGAGCACACCAATACttggaaaatgttctttgatggagctgtaaaTGCAAAAGGTGTCAGGATTGGGGCAATTTTGATTTCGCCCACTGGTCAGCACTATCCGGCCACAACCCGGCTTTGGTTCTTCTGTACGAATAACACTGCTGAGTATGAAGCATGCATTATGGGCATGAACATAGCAGTTGATCTGGATGTGGAAGAATTATTGATCATGGGAGATTCTGATTTGATCATTCG GTTCTTGAAAACAAAGGAATGCCCCGAGCAAGCCAGCGGAGACCAAAAGAGAGCCATTAGAAGGTTTGCCAGCAGTTTCTTCCTAAGCGGAGAAGTTTTGTACAAAAGAACTCCAGATCTGAATCTTTTAAGGTGTGTAGATGCCAAGGAAGCTGAAAAGATCATGAACGAAGTGCTTTCAGGA ATACACAGTGACCTGATATATGCACCGCCTTCAGAGTTGCATCCTATGTCAGCACCTTGGCTATTTGTTGCTTGGGGTTTGGATGTCATTTTGCCAATCGAGCCGAAAGCatcaaatgggcacagattcatcctggttgccattgattatctcacaaaatgggttgaagcagttactttcaaagccgtcaccaagaaagcagtggtggaCTTCGTGCATTCTAACATTATTTGTCTTTTTGGTATTCCAAAAACCATTATTACAGACAATGCTGCAAATCTGAATAGTCActtgatgagggaggtatgcgaATAG